CTTTCGTTGCTCGGGTCGCAATGAGCGTCGCGTTGTCCTGTTGCCGCAATTCCGAATCCTCGGGGGACGAACATGAAAACGATACCCTGCCTTAGATCAATGTTTCTTTTCTTTGATGCGAGGGATCTGTTGCGATGGTGCTTTAAGCCTTTGTCGCAAAGACCTCAGCAATAGCGCTGCGGATTGGTGTATTTGACGCACCACTAGAGTCTATCGATTGACTTGCGAATCCCACGCGTTGTTCGTTCTTGCCCGTCGCTTCGGCAAGTTGGGATGCCGGTTCCTCGTCATGGCGGAGTCGTGAAGGCGGTTGGTCTTGTTTCTAGCGCCTCCGCTCTCGTTTGAAACTTCCATTCGAAGTCGCGTTTACGCACTGTCTACCAAAGGGAATGATTGCATGATGACACGAAGAAATTTGTTGCAAGCTGGAGCGGCCTTGGGGATGGGGGCTGTTGTCGGAGGTGCCGCTTCGGCGCAAGCTTTAAAGGTTCAGAATTCGACTGGCGAATTCATGAAAACGAAAGGCAATATTGATCGCGATGCGGCATTGCCAATGAACGAAACTGGCAGCGGCAAACGCTATCGGCCCAGTTCTAGGATGGGGCTCGGGGGACTTGCTGCGGGGAATGGGTTCAACACGATTTCGAGCGATGAAGAAATCCTGCAAATGCTGAATGCAGCCTGGGATTCTGGAGTCCGTTACTTCGACACTGCTCCGTTTTATGGTTTGAGTCTCAGCGAGCGACGGTTTGGAGATTTGTTGCGAAATAAGAACCGCGACGACTATGTCTTGTCGTCGAAGGTTGGACGACTTCTTACACCTTCGGCAGAGCCTTTGCCAAAACGATGGCACTGGGCAAACCACTCTCCCTTTCATTATAGGTACGACTATTCTGCCGCGGGAACGCGTCGGTCCGTGGAGGACACGCTGCATCGCATCGGTGTGTCATCGCTCGACATCGTCTTCATTCACGACCTTTCTCCTCAGAACAGCGACTTCGGTGACGACTGGCTCAAGTATTTTGACGAAGCTGTCAGCGGCGCGATGCCAGAGCTGACGAAGATGCGGGAAGAGGGGATGATCAAAGCGTGGGGGCTGGGGATCAACACATCCCATGCGGTCAGCAAAACGCTGGATGTTGCAGAGCCAGATATCTTTTTACTGGCGCTCCAGTATTCCATCTTGGACCATCAAGAGGCATTGGACAAAACCTTTCCTCTGTTAGATGAACGCGACATTTCGGTCGTTGTTGGTGCGCCACTTAATGGCGGGTTCCTGGCAGGGCGAGATCGGTTTAATTATTCGAGCTTCATTCCCGAAGAGATGAAGACAAAATTTGCAGCGATAAACGATGTCGCAGGGAAGTATGGAATCGATATTAAAACGGCTGCTCTTCAATTTGCAGAGGCACCATCCACCGTCTCGGCGATTATCCCCGGTGCGCGAACAGCTCAGCAGGTGAACGAAAACATCGCCTCGATGAAAGTTGAAATCCCAGAAGCATTTTGGAGTGAATTGAAGACCAAGAATCTTATCGCTCAGAATGCTCCAACAGGCTCTTGAATTTGATGGTGTAATGGGGCTGCTTGCTTTTGATGTCCCCGTTGCGCTTCGCGTTCTTGGGTCGGCGGTGCCTGGGGGCAATTTTTTCGAATGTCCGATGACGCAAAAGGATTTTTTCCATGAAACTATTCCTCCAAGGTCCACGCCTTGTTCTGCTTGCTGTGGGATTCAGCTGTTCGTTACTGTCGGCTAGCGATGTCGTCTGGCCTGGTTTTCTCGGTCCAAAACGCGATGGCTGGGTGAGTCATTTTCAGCCGCCTGCCGCGTGGCCGAAGTCGCTAAGCAAGGTCTGGCAAATCGAAGTCGGGACGGGATACGGGTCTCCCTTGGTCGACAACAATCGTGTCTACCAACACGCGCGTCAGGGGGTGGACGAAGTGTTGCGGTGTGTTGACCTGGCTACGGGAAAGGAGATCTGGAAGCAGACGCACGCGGTTCCCTTTAAGGCCTCCTCCGGCGGCGAGAGGCATGGGAACGGCCCGAAGTCGACACCGATTCTTGCGGACGGCCGAATCTTCACGATGAGCAGCCTTGGTGATATTTCGGCTTGGGATGCGGAGACGGGGGAGCTTCTGTGGCGCAGTGGCTACGGAAAACGTTTCTCGCAAAATCACCCAAACTGGGGCGTCTCGACTTCGCCGGTTATCGATGGGGATCACGTGGTCGCCCACTTCGGGAATGACGATGAAGGGGCATTGATTGCGTTAGACGTCAAGACGGGTGAGGAAGTCTGGAGTCAGGGGAATGATGGAGCTGCCTATTCATCACCTCTGGTTGTCGAAATTCACGGTGTTCGCCAGATCGTCGACTGGAACCATCGCGCCCTTGTAGGTGTGGACAGTCGCTCGGGAGAGGCGTTGTGGGAGTTTCCACTTCCCCAATTCACCAGTAACCAAAACATGCCGACGCCCACGTTTCACAACGGGCGAATCCTCTTAGGTGGTGAAAATCGCGGCATCTATGGTCTGGAGCCGGAGTTGCATGAGGGCAAATGGGCGGTGAAGGAACGCTGGTTCCAAAAAGATGTTGCTTTGGACATGAGCACCGCCGTGATCAATGGAGACCTATTGTTTGGGTTCTCGCACTATAAAGCCGGGCAACTGTTCTGTTTGGATACGGAGACCGGAGAAGTGTTGTGGCGCGGGCCGGGGCGAACGGGAGCCAACGTGGCTTTTCTTTCGATTCCGGACCACGTTATCGCGTTGTTTGACGGTGGGCGATTGCAGGTGATCAAGGCGACCGGCAAGGGGCTTGAGGAAGTCGCCAGCTATCGGGTCGCTGACAGCGAGACTTGGGCACCACCTGTGCTGTTGGGCACCGGTCTCCTGATCAAGGACCAGCAGAGCCTGACGCTATGGTCGTTTGAGTAATTTCGACCTTCGAGGCTCGCGTCCTTCCC
Above is a genomic segment from Rosistilla ulvae containing:
- a CDS encoding PQQ-binding-like beta-propeller repeat protein, which gives rise to MKLFLQGPRLVLLAVGFSCSLLSASDVVWPGFLGPKRDGWVSHFQPPAAWPKSLSKVWQIEVGTGYGSPLVDNNRVYQHARQGVDEVLRCVDLATGKEIWKQTHAVPFKASSGGERHGNGPKSTPILADGRIFTMSSLGDISAWDAETGELLWRSGYGKRFSQNHPNWGVSTSPVIDGDHVVAHFGNDDEGALIALDVKTGEEVWSQGNDGAAYSSPLVVEIHGVRQIVDWNHRALVGVDSRSGEALWEFPLPQFTSNQNMPTPTFHNGRILLGGENRGIYGLEPELHEGKWAVKERWFQKDVALDMSTAVINGDLLFGFSHYKAGQLFCLDTETGEVLWRGPGRTGANVAFLSIPDHVIALFDGGRLQVIKATGKGLEEVASYRVADSETWAPPVLLGTGLLIKDQQSLTLWSFE
- a CDS encoding aldo/keto reductase, with protein sequence MMTRRNLLQAGAALGMGAVVGGAASAQALKVQNSTGEFMKTKGNIDRDAALPMNETGSGKRYRPSSRMGLGGLAAGNGFNTISSDEEILQMLNAAWDSGVRYFDTAPFYGLSLSERRFGDLLRNKNRDDYVLSSKVGRLLTPSAEPLPKRWHWANHSPFHYRYDYSAAGTRRSVEDTLHRIGVSSLDIVFIHDLSPQNSDFGDDWLKYFDEAVSGAMPELTKMREEGMIKAWGLGINTSHAVSKTLDVAEPDIFLLALQYSILDHQEALDKTFPLLDERDISVVVGAPLNGGFLAGRDRFNYSSFIPEEMKTKFAAINDVAGKYGIDIKTAALQFAEAPSTVSAIIPGARTAQQVNENIASMKVEIPEAFWSELKTKNLIAQNAPTGS